One window of the Colletotrichum destructivum chromosome 4, complete sequence genome contains the following:
- a CDS encoding Putative prion-inhibition and propagation, HeLo domain, HeLo domain superfamily, translating to MEIAATAVGVLGLVGLYSTCIEMLDALSSAARYGIGRELLQTKIEVERVRLMIWGDSVGLANIDLFAGKKEPTEDDLAAVDEGLQRRALRDAVAGLLTCFLRAFEDVEDLQKRYGLVPQGDQDSSVAAGSMGSGDIATRPAREPLTSTFRKTYERFQDRAAASQRRATPLTKAKWAIADEKKFRALIGELRAINDSLTSLLPAVRDRTRVRMRAEIMRATDIGQLQSLVDASDDAADIVAETASLRIEMLSTRHGHAVARKPVARTVQVAPPLLVPVPDQRTLTPEPPLVIPSTPEPTPVSPAVTPAPPAGPAFVPYDNMGALVVHKVYKTSKSLMCYAWLSGIGEVPELAVTQPEFHPAFTLRFLPASIIPVADSVFEIDVEADPGYAGWSPGSASLTGFSRELNFWRKVEDSTERPPEPSWQRTSDTIPLKSDFILKRWKAVVDDGLGSDWTEQKGYNSVREICGPSEITLVLTHVYSYTWLNKNETIKTRHQISDFLAVMSVSRVPSLEETASIGLLANIEQLTHNANFGFLDFLLQMLMAREVTLRMAKDKRRWYGGVTVRIVYDLVAAELWSRGMHLASKDSFEACEATKAQQTNGILRFAEEMQWPYLSEIRETAAKWLTPEASNIIIDIRAWDWMGGLVLPGAMFPMAMIGTLYGMSPTLRTRLPSAIVKSRHGNYGIVYPQASYWRVRSVLGKVLAPLSLVENDDEAAAAAAAAAAGRKIKCLGGWVGPCPSPSLPESTLGLLAELKGRPPSWVAEDTGDTGDAAATVFPTTSQSHQGNTAEWALPTPPPSPSSETVTLQTLRLVRAAVAPRPADGGDARGDAAPPIYQARLDFRLARSGLMATMTLHANSVFVAALPCRGGPHRIKPGTAAAYTFRALGVEDLPRAELDGGATAVTVVNATGGPAAETFARAWCSEKGTNAVVWKRGEGGCCFKCALMLAGREGVAAGVLIMC from the exons ATGGAGATCGCCGCGACGGCAGTCGGCGTGCTGGGCCTCGTCGGGTTGTATAGCACCTGCATCGAGATGCTGGACGCCCTGTCGTCGGCCGCGCGCTACGGCATCGGCCGCGAGCTTCTCCAGACCaagatcgaggtcgagcgcGTGCGCCTCATGATATGGGGGGACTCGGTCGGCCTCGCCAACATCGACCTGTTCGCCGGCAAGAAGGAGCCgaccgaggacgacctggccgccgtcgacgagggacTGCAGCGGAGGGCCCTGCGagatgccgtcgccggcctgttGACGTGCTTCCTGCGCGCcttcgaggacgtcgaggacctgcAGAAGCGGTACGGCCTCGTGCCGCAGGGCGACCAGGACAGCTCAGTAGCGGCAGGATCGATGGGATCGGGAGACATCGCAACGCGGCCGGCCCGAGAGCCACTGACCTCGACCTTCCGCAAGACGTACGAGCGTTTTCAAGATCGCGCCGCGGCGTCTCAAAGGCGGGCCACGCCCCTGACCAAGGCGAAGTgggccatcgccgacgagaagaagttcCGCGCCCTCATCGGCGAGCTGCGCGCCATCAACGACTCGCTAACGTCGCTGCTCCCCGCCGTGCGAGACCGTACCCGCGTCCGCATGCGCGCCGAGATCATGCGCGCCACCGACATAGGTCAGCTGCAGAGCTTGGTCGATGCCTCTGACGACGCTgccgacatcgtcgccgagacggcgagCCTGAGAATCGAGATGCTCTCCACCAGGCATGGCCACGCCGTGGCCAGGAAGCCGGTGGCCAGGACAGTGCAAGTTGCGCCGCCGCTTTTGGTTCCGGTGCCGGACCAGAGGACGCTAACGCCAGAACCGCCGCTCGTGATCCCATCGACGCCGGAGCCGACGCCGGTGTCACCCGCTGTGACTCCGGCCCCGCCTGCGGGTCCCGCGTTCGTGCCTTACGACAACATGGGAGCGCTTGTGGTACACAAAGTCTACAAGACGTCCAAAAGCCTCATGTGCTATGCCTGGCTTTCGGGGATTGGAGAGGTTCCGGAGCTGGCAGTCACACAACCCGAGTTCCACCCGGCATTTA CGTTGAGATTCCTTCCAGCGTCCATTatccccgtcgccgacagCGTCTTCGAGATTGACGTCGAGGCGGATCCTGGCTATGCCGGCTGGTCTCCCggctcggcctcgttgacTGGTTTCTCACGGGAGCTTAACTTCTGGCGAAAAGTCGAGGATTCGACAGAGAGGCCACCAGAGCCCTCCTGGCAGCGCACCTCCGACACCATCCCTCTCAAGTCGGATTTCATTCTCAAGCGATGGAAAGCGGTTGTAGATGATGGTCTGGGCAGTGACTGGACCGAACAAAAAGGATACAATTCGGTCAGAGAGATATGTGGTCCCAGCGA GATAACCCTCGTGCTGACCCACGTTTACAGCTACACGTGGCTCAATAAGAACGAAACGATTAAGACCAGGCACCAAATATCGGACTTTCTGGCCGTCATGAGCGTCTCGCGCGTGCCGAGCCTCGAGGAAACTGCCAGTATTGGCCTACTCGCCAACATTGAACAGCTCACGCACAACGCCAACTTCGGATTCCTCGACTTCCTTCTGCAGATGCTCATGGCGCGGGAGGTGACGCTGCGCATGGCCAAGGACAAGCGTCGCTGGTACGGCGGCGTCACGGTGCGCATTGTCTACGACCTGGTCGCGGCCGAGCTCTGGAGCAGGGGCATGCACCTCGCCTCGAAGGACAGTTTCGAGGCGTGTGAGGCAACCAAGGCGCAGCAGACCAACGGCATCCTCAGGTTCGCCGAGGAGATGCAGTGGCCGTACCTCTCCGAGATCCGCGAGACGGCCGCCAAGTGGCTCACGCCCGAGGCGagcaacatcatcatcgacatcCGCGCGTGGGACTGGATGGGGGGCCTCGTGTTGCCCGGCGCCATGTTCCCGATGGCCATGATTGGCACGCTGTACGGCATGTCGCCGACGCTGCGCACGCGCCTGCCCAGCGCGATCGTCAAGTCGCGCCACGGCAACTACGGCATCGTCTACCCGCAGGCATCGTACTGGAGAGTTCGCTCCGTCCTTGGCAAGGTGCTGGCGCCCTTGTCTCTGGTggagaacgacgacgaggcggcggcggcggcggcggcggcggcggcagggagAAAGATCAAGTGCCTCGGCGGCTGGGTCGGGCCTtgtccctcgccctcgcttCCCGAATCGACTCTGGGGCTTTTGGCCGAACTCAAGGGCCGTCCGCCGTCGTGGGTGGCCGAGGACACGGGAGACACGGGGGACGCAGCGGCCACCGTGTTCCCGACTACATCTCAGAGCCATCAGGGCAACACCGCCGAGTGGGCGCtccccacgccgccgccgtcgccgtcgagcgaGACCGTCACGCTGCAGAccctccgcctcgtccgggcggcggtggcgcctcggccggctgatggcggcgacgcgaGGGGGGACGCCGCCCCGCCCATCTACCAGGCGCGCCTCGACTTCCGCCTCGCGCGCAGCGGActgatggcgacgatgacgctGCACGCCAACAGCGTCTTCGTCGCGGCGCTGCCGTGCCGCGGCGGGCCGCACCGGATCAAACCCGGCACGGCAGCGGCGTATACCTTCCGcgctctcggcgtcgaggacctcccGCGCGCggagctcgacggcggcgccacggcCGTGACGGTCGTCAACGCCACGGGGGGCCCcgcggccgagacgttcgCCAGGGCGTGGTGCTCCGAGAAGGGCACGAATGCCGTGGTgtggaagaggggggaggggggctgcTGCTTCAAGTGCGCGTTGATGCTtgcggggagggagggcgtGGCTGCCGGGGTCTTGATCATGTGTTGA